The region CCGAGCCGTACGCCTGGAGGGTGACAGGGCTCGACGAGGTGCCGTTGGCCGTCGACTGGAGGGTGGCCGTCGGGTAGTACGTGCCGGCGCGCACCTGGATGACGGTGCCGGCGGTGGCGTTCTTGATGGCGCTGGTGAGGTCGGCCGTGGTGCTGACGACGACGGTCGCCGCCTGGGCCTGGGTGGGCAGGACGGCGAGTCCGGCGCCGAGCGCCAGGGTGGCGCCGAGGGCGAGAGCGGTTCGACGAGACATGGAGTGCGGTCCTTTCGTCGATACGGTGGGGGACTACTTCGGTGCCTTCTTCGGTGCCTTCTTCGGGGCTTGCTCCGGTGCGCTGTTCGGTGCGTTGCTCGGTGCTTTCTCCGGTGCGCTCCTCGGGGACATCACGGGCACCAGTCGCCCAGATACGCCGCACGCGTGTGCGACACGGCTTCCGTGTCCGTGAGCTGGGGACGGTTCTCCGGCACGGTGATCTCCGCGCCGGGACCGGTGTTGCGGTACTCGCGAAAGCGCATGGACTGCCAGGGGTAGGCCTCGCGCATGTCGACGTAGGGCGCCACCGCGTCGATGCCGGGGCCGAGTTCCGTCTCCCGTACGACCAGGGACGGCCAGGCCGTCGTCTCGTACGACGGCACCCACGGCCGCGCGATCTTGTACGCACCGTCCTGCGCGCCCGAGGTGACCCGGCCGCGCAGGGCCAGGAAACCGTGCGGGTTGGCGCGGGCCGTGGAGGGCGCGAAGACCATCCCCTCGGGCTTGAAGGCGACGTCCCGGTCGAGGGTGTGGAAGTGGCAGCGTTCGAAGACGGCGGTGGCCCGCCCGAAGACGAAGTCGACGTCGCCCTCGATGTAGCAGTCGCGGTAGTACTGGCGGTCGAAGGCGGTCAGGGCCGTCGTGTCCGCGAACAGGGTGTCCTGGTGTGCCAGCAGGCGGACGTGGGTGAAGGACGAGCGGTCCCCGGTGACGTACGCCGCCACCGCCTGCGTCCCGGTGATGTCCGGGTGGTCGGCGCGCAGCCAGTCGTTGGCGAGCGTCAGACCGTGCACGGTGAGCCCCGGCGCCGCCGAGGTGAAGGTGGCGGAGCCCGCGGTGCCGTACGTTCCTGAGCCGTCCGGCTTGCGCGTGCCGTTGGCGTGGTCGAAGACGATGACGGCGTCGCGCGGGTCGCGGGTGGCGCCGAGCAGCGTCAGGCCGGTCTTGTCGACGGGGATGTTCACGACCTCGCGGTACGTGCCCGGGTGCACGACGATCGTCCAGTCGGCGCCCGTCACCGCGTCGACGGCGGCCTGGACGG is a window of Streptomyces sp. NBC_00271 DNA encoding:
- a CDS encoding pectinesterase family protein, with the protein product MRRRAFLATAGALGVLGATPAFAGGRRVLHVRPGDSVQAAVDAVTGADWTIVVHPGTYREVVNIPVDKTGLTLLGATRDPRDAVIVFDHANGTRKPDGSGTYGTAGSATFTSAAPGLTVHGLTLANDWLRADHPDITGTQAVAAYVTGDRSSFTHVRLLAHQDTLFADTTALTAFDRQYYRDCYIEGDVDFVFGRATAVFERCHFHTLDRDVAFKPEGMVFAPSTARANPHGFLALRGRVTSGAQDGAYKIARPWVPSYETTAWPSLVVRETELGPGIDAVAPYVDMREAYPWQSMRFREYRNTGPGAEITVPENRPQLTDTEAVSHTRAAYLGDWCP